One Papaver somniferum cultivar HN1 chromosome 10, ASM357369v1, whole genome shotgun sequence genomic window carries:
- the LOC113315668 gene encoding uncharacterized protein LOC113315668, whose protein sequence is MESVFVRYMRRRRDATYPKRYHDDSHGDYAIMYQEILQEAPDLHQPEPVEVLSRRTINRCRVDADAKMMQDYFNPGCRYEPERFKGRHGLPLELFFKILPEICGRDRDFLQRRDVCNIPGHSPHMKMFAVMKHLAKGVAADSLDDYTQMVTATIYMYVKKFMDALLWVFNDRYMRQPTTKDTKRLLAQNEARGFPGMLGSLGCTHWEWRLCPTKESDRHVGHIKKSNLVLQEVASYDRWFWHCYFGEAGANNDLNVLAQSGLLDRAKDALAPTCNFRINGHEYKHGYYLVDGIYNEMSGVVHGYKRRETMPTIHKKFNEYHSAKRKDVERAFGGLKSKWGIIRNPCHYWSHRDVQTIMRACLIMHNMCVDFEYHDMEWASYDGREETPPVQGNVREAHAYYKIHARWRFLQADITEHIWHRHVLGLRDGEVGPAEVQDALPTFDEGTTDVDENADVYPTNDDNFYENGE, encoded by the coding sequence ATGGAGTCAGTTTTCGTTAGATATATGCGACGACGGAGAGATGCGACATACCCTAAACGGTACCACGATGATAGCCATGGAGATTACGCAATCATGTATCAGGAAATTTTGCAGGAGGCGCCCGATTTGCACCAACCCGAACCGGTAGAGGTTTTGAGCAGAAGAACCATTAACAGATGTCGTGTGGATGCAGATGCCAAGATGATGCAGGACTACTTCAACCCCGGTTGCAGATACGAACCTGAGAGGTTTAAGGGACGTCACGGTTTGCCCCTAGAACTTTTCTTTAAAATATTGCCTGAAATTTGCGGTCGAGATCGTGATTTTTTACAGCGAAGAGATGTTTGTAACATCCCGGGTCACTCTCCTCATATGAAAATGTTCGCCGTCATGAAACACCTGGCAAAGGGGGTAGCTGCAGATAGCCTTGACGATTACACTCAGATGGTTACGGCAACAATATACATGTATGTTAAAAAGTTTATGGATGCACTACTTTGGGTTTTTAACGACCGCTACATGAGGCAACCAACAACCAAAGATACTAAGAGGTTATTGGCTCAGAACGAAGCTCGTGGTTTTCCTGGAATGCTTGGAAGCCTCGGTTGCACCCATTGGGAGTGGAGGTTATGTCCTACTAAAGAATCCGACCGACACGTGGGACACATTAAGAAATCAAATCTTGTTTTACAGGAAGTGGCATCATACGATAGATGGTTCTGGCACTGTTATTTTGGCGAGGCCGGGGCTAACAACGACTTGAATGTGTTGGCGCAGTCGGGATTATTAGATAGAGCGAAGGACGCGTTAGCCCCTACTTGCAATTTCCGCATCAACGGTCACGAGTACAAGCATGGATATTATTTAGTCGACGGCATCTATAATGAAATGTCGGGGGTGGTCCATGGGTATAAGAGACGCGAGACAATGCCGACGATCCATAAGAAATTTAATGAATACCACTCCGCAAAGAGGAAGGACGTGGAGCGTGCTTTTGGTGGTCTGAAGTCCAAATGGGGTATAATTAGGAATCCTTGTCACTATTGGTCTCATCGTGACGTACAAACAATTATGAGAGCGTGTTTAATAATGCATAACATGTGTGTGGATTTTGAGTATCATGATATGGAATGGGCGAGCTACGATGGACGAGAAGAAACACCTCCAGTACAAGGTAACGTGAGAGAAGCGCATGCGTATTATAAGATCCATGCCCGGTGGAGATTCTTACAAGCAGATATAACCGAGCACATTTGGCATCGTCACGTGCTAGGATTGCGAGACGGTGAAGTCGGACCCGCTGAGGTCCAGGATGCCCTCCCTACTTTCGATGAGGGTACTACCGATGTGGATGAAAATGCAGATGTTTACCCAACTAATGATGATAACTTTTATGAGAACGGAGAGTAG